From one Prunus dulcis unplaced genomic scaffold, ALMONDv2, whole genome shotgun sequence genomic stretch:
- the LOC117613625 gene encoding uncharacterized protein LOC117613625, which yields MLLGGDIGESTEGTQLEFSIRDIDLDQHTAVLSKLNVWLNHNGKASAQGVQLRKRKKIIPKWKIIEASELVPKTAAQTTGLKTLDPMKAIPHDDLVNLLKLCWEWRQDPNLVMQFGNVEAEIEFLASLVKADGWLKGDHLDLGLYLMRKRQQQLEEVEIADWTTTDVFFMNHISTCFAENKRKKQQVGWKIRKSLLNVVNGKVPPCGLDWQNVYTVYTPFMLTKYKHWVAVMIDLVLCEIKVYDSKVSLIPDDIIKEELAPLSITLPNLLNTMDFYEEGVYANNCSRDWWCPWPIERVDVPQQSNEGDCGMFVLKYIELLSAQLPLATCTSHNMPFFRLKLAAEITRGDAYFP from the exons ATGTTGCTTGGGGGTGACATTGGCGAGAGCACGGAGGGGACACAACTTGAGTTTAGTATCCGGGACATTGATTTGGATCAACACACAGCTGTGCTATCTAAGTTGAACGTCTGGTTGAATCATAACGGTAAAGCTTCCGCACAAGGGGTCCAattaaggaaaaggaagaagatcaTTCCGAAGTGGAAGATCATTGAAGCCAGTGAATTGGTTCCAAAAACTGCGGCACAGACAACCGGACTGAAGACGTTAGACCCAATGAAGGCGATTCCCCATGATGATCTGGTTAATTTGCTAAAACTTTGTTGGGAATGGCGCCAGGACCCAAA TTTGGTGATGCAATTTGGAAACGTGGAAGCTGAGATTGAATTCTTGGCTTCCCTCGTGaaagctgatggttggctgaaaGGAGAT CACCTTGATTTGGGGTTGTATCTCATGCGGAAGCGACAACAACAGTTGGAGGAAGTAGAAATAGCTGACTGGACAACGACcgatgttttttttatg AATCACATAAGTACTTGCTTTGCGgagaataaaaggaaaaaacagcAGGTTGggtggaaaatcagaaaaagtttACTCAACGTTGTAAATGGGAAGGTTCCTCCGTGTGGGTTGGATTGGCAGAACGTCTATACGGTGTATACCCCATTTATGTTGACGAAGTACAAGCATTGGGTGGCTGTAATGATTGATCTGGTATTGTGTGAAATCAAAGTGTACGATTCAAAGGTTTCACTAATTCCAGATGACATCATAAAGGAAGAACTTGCCCCGCTATCAATTACGCTTCCAAATCTTCTCAACACCATGGACTTTTATGAAGAAGGTGTTTATGCAAACAATTGCAGCCGAGATTGGTGGTGTCCGTGGCCAATAGAGCGTGTGGATGTTCCACAACAGTCTAATGA AGGCGATTGTGGCATGTTTGTGTTAAAGTACATTGAGCTTTTGAGCGCTCAGCTTCCGTTAGCTACTTGCACCTCGCACAACATGCCTTTTTTTCGGTTGAAATTGGCTGCGGAGATCACAAGGGGAGATGCTTACTTCCCATGA